The DNA window AAGAACTGCTCGATCGCCTGCTGGACCTTACCTCCTGACACACCCGGCTTGATCATGTCGATACCCATTCCGTGGGCCTTCTTCACGGTCCGGACGAGCTTCTTCTGCGCGTCGCTCGCCTTTCCCTTCAGGAAAGTGCGGGTCATGTCGCCCCAGTAGCCGTCCTCGGTTCGCCGGGGGAAGATATCCACCACGATAAGCTCGTTGGGCCGGATCGGTCCGGAGCCGGCGTTGTGGCATTCGCAAGCCTGGTCGCCACCCGCCGCGATCGTGTGCTGGGCAATGGCGTCTTTCTCTAGCGCCGCCTGACTGATGAGTTCCCGCAGACGCTCGGAGGTCAGCACCCGCCCTTGGTGGATCAGCTTGCCGCGTTTGACTTTCGATTCGGCCAGCGTCTTGGCGACGATCCGGAAACCGGCGGCGCTGGCATCGTTGCCCTTGCGCAATGCCTCGACCTCTTCCGCGGTCTTCTGGACACGCTCCGGAAACAGGCCGCCGTTTTCATCCGGAGTAATTTTGAGTCCGGCCTCGCTCAGTGCGAAAGCCAGCCCTGCGGGGAACCGGTGGCTCACCCGGAACTCGTTCACACCATAGACTTTGGCGAGGTGACGCACGATCTGCGTCTCGTCCGGCTTCTTACCCTTCGGCAGCTTGAACCGCTTGGCGGCCTCGCTTTCGACTTCGGGCAGGAGGAGCACTTCATCGAATGCCGACTCATCCTGCATTCGGCCGTACTCCATACTGCTGGAGAGGCCGACCTTGCGACCGTCGACACCGAAGGCAAGATAGGGATCGAATGCGGAGAAGCGGCTGAAGTACAGCATGTCCGGATCGCTCGCATCCGCATGGAAAAGGATAGAACTCGTCTCCGCCGCGCTGCCGTTTGCGGCGCCTTTTTTTCGGTTCAACATGGATTTGGAGGGGTGCGACCCATTGCGGGTCGCGGGGATACTGACCACAACGGCACCCGCATGGCCATCTGTCTTTGAACTGCAAACCCTTGGAATATCGGAATATCAGGCGATCTAACCACTGAACTCATCTTTTCCGCAGGCACGCCATGATCTTCTGCAACCCTCCGCACGACAACGAAATCAGAGTCGTTCCATGCGGCTTTTTGACGCGTATTTGCGGACCCGGAACAGACGAGAAAATGCGCCTTGAGACCACCTATTTGCTATCTTCACCAAGCAGCGGAACCCCGTAGAAACCAGCGGCATTGCTCCCCATGACTTTGGCAAGGACCCCGTCACCCTTATCCCGGAAGTAGCTGCGGGTCAGATCCAATACCGATGCGTAA is part of the Haloferula helveola genome and encodes:
- a CDS encoding M24 family metallopeptidase — encoded protein: MLNRKKGAANGSAAETSSILFHADASDPDMLYFSRFSAFDPYLAFGVDGRKVGLSSSMEYGRMQDESAFDEVLLLPEVESEAAKRFKLPKGKKPDETQIVRHLAKVYGVNEFRVSHRFPAGLAFALSEAGLKITPDENGGLFPERVQKTAEEVEALRKGNDASAAGFRIVAKTLAESKVKRGKLIHQGRVLTSERLRELISQAALEKDAIAQHTIAAGGDQACECHNAGSGPIRPNELIVVDIFPRRTEDGYWGDMTRTFLKGKASDAQKKLVRTVKKAHGMGIDMIKPGVSGGKVQQAIEQFFAKEGYETIKNSTEPEGFFHGLGHGIGLEVHEAPFMRLGAKWRFKKGMVVTVEPGLYYRGIGGVRIEDTIHVTPGGNELISKAPYKWEIP